The segment CGCTGTCATTTTCGTTTGAAATGGCATGATGATTTGAATGTTTACCGTGATATCTATATAAACTACATGTGTTGCATTGTTAATCCCATACTCTTGTGTTTCAATTCGCGGATTGGTTTGAACATTCCCAACAGCATGAAATCGAATCGGAATTTTTGGTCCTAAGTTACCAAACAATGCATTATTCGTTGCTTGACCAAGAGGCACTAAGAAAACAATACCTTCGCTAGTCCCTGATTCTTCCAATTCAATTTCTACATCTGTTAATGATTGTAGCGAACTTAAATCTCCACTCTCTGCTCTATTCAGATTTGAATCAATCAAACTCGTTACCTCAGTACCAACGCGATTGATAATCTCCATATTAAATACCTTTGAAGAGTCCCCCTCTACTTGAACAACAACGTCACTTAACTCAATTGAATTAGCAATTTTTTTATTAACAGCTTTTGTAATAACCATGGTTCCAATTTGCTTTGTTTTTACTTCTGCATAACTCATTAAAGTTGGGGTGAGTCCCTTATCGATCAGCCAAAAACTAAAAAATGTTGTGATGATGAAAAATATAAAGGTGATGATAAAGACATGACGTAATGGCAAAGGGCCCTTTTTTGGCTTTTTGACACTAAATTTACGCAAAGACAATCCCCCCTTACAAGCTATCTATATGCTTGATAAGGGGGGATTAGCATTGAAAATTTTATAATCTAACAGGTACAAGGTTTAAGAAGCATCTCCACATGCACTAATGATTAAATCTTTTCTCTCTTTTAGGTCTAGCGAATAAGGCTGTTGAATCGTTACTCCATTCTCTTCAATAATTCGTAGAATAGGTCTTTCACTTAAGCCATAATGATGTCCACTTACGATTCCTTTTTTTCCATCGTTTAAGGTGACTGTAA is part of the Bacillus carboniphilus genome and harbors:
- the yunB gene encoding sporulation protein YunB, which gives rise to MRKFSVKKPKKGPLPLRHVFIITFIFFIITTFFSFWLIDKGLTPTLMSYAEVKTKQIGTMVITKAVNKKIANSIELSDVVVQVEGDSSKVFNMEIINRVGTEVTSLIDSNLNRAESGDLSSLQSLTDVEIELEESGTSEGIVFLVPLGQATNNALFGNLGPKIPIRFHAVGNVQTNPRIETQEYGINNATHVVYIDITVNIQIIMPFQTKMTAIQQSVPIGWTTDPGEVPQFYGPSNGREGAGPSIELPTGP